Proteins encoded by one window of Clostridium cagae:
- a CDS encoding S8 family peptidase, with amino-acid sequence MKLRLCPGYYSADSANFLVEYRGDLKNEIDNVSYVCGDILTNTIGVISLPYEYLDQVLIDVPSIKFIDFRSMFVLQDVSPNSIDQILAIKKNPYLNLTGKGVLVGIVDTGIDYLNKEFIREDGTSRVAAIWDQTIQDIKAESVYLGNIYSNEEINKAIKAYKGNEDPYAIVPSKDEIGHGTEMAGIIGARGYNGDFQGVANDCEFVIVKLLESLNFQKILQSNNVKYTPIYNSSEIVAGIEYLKNFSVKMNKPMVIYLGVGTTEGSHDGNNLISRYLTSIASVRGIALVAGVGNEGAAEGHASGVIKNIGEIDTMELNIPREIKNFSFLIWVKRPNKMSLNVISPTGEESSFIQAKRNKREEINFIFSNAKLKINYYMPEDFSGHEVIQVIFKDINPGIWKFVLRGDYISDGEYNVWLQPVITLPENIKFLESNPFSTLTIPSTARKVVTVAYHGLVNESLIATSGKGFNTNGLINPDISTVGINILTTKALGETTLVSGSSAATAVIAGGCALLLQWGIIDGNDTTMYSTKIRSYLIYGAYRKPELTYPNRESGYGSFNLLGTFNVISRKYRENMKAINNDFIEYKINKLFIRIPREMISNVKI; translated from the coding sequence ATCAAGTATTGATAGATGTTCCATCAATTAAGTTTATTGATTTTAGAAGTATGTTTGTATTGCAAGATGTTTCTCCAAATTCAATTGATCAAATATTAGCAATAAAAAAAAATCCATATTTAAATTTAACGGGAAAAGGTGTACTTGTAGGAATTGTAGATACAGGAATAGATTATTTAAATAAAGAATTTATTAGAGAGGATGGAACATCAAGAGTAGCTGCAATATGGGATCAAACAATACAAGATATTAAAGCTGAATCAGTTTATCTAGGAAATATTTATTCTAATGAAGAAATAAATAAGGCAATAAAGGCTTATAAAGGTAATGAGGATCCATATGCTATTGTACCTTCAAAAGATGAGATTGGACATGGAACTGAAATGGCAGGAATTATTGGAGCAAGAGGATATAATGGGGATTTTCAAGGAGTTGCTAATGATTGCGAATTTGTAATTGTGAAACTTTTAGAATCTTTAAACTTTCAAAAAATCCTACAGTCAAACAATGTAAAATATACTCCTATATATAATTCATCTGAGATTGTGGCAGGAATAGAGTATTTAAAGAACTTTTCAGTAAAAATGAATAAACCTATGGTTATTTATTTAGGTGTTGGTACTACTGAAGGGAGTCATGATGGAAATAATTTAATTTCAAGATATTTAACTTCTATAGCAAGTGTAAGGGGGATAGCTTTAGTTGCAGGAGTTGGTAATGAAGGAGCAGCAGAAGGTCATGCATCAGGTGTTATTAAAAATATTGGGGAAATAGATACTATGGAATTAAACATACCTAGGGAAATAAAAAATTTCTCGTTTCTAATATGGGTCAAGAGGCCGAATAAAATGTCACTAAATGTTATTTCACCTACTGGAGAAGAAAGTAGCTTTATTCAAGCTAAAAGAAATAAAAGAGAAGAAATTAATTTTATTTTTTCAAATGCTAAATTAAAAATCAATTATTATATGCCGGAAGATTTTTCAGGTCACGAAGTTATTCAAGTGATTTTCAAAGATATAAACCCTGGAATTTGGAAATTTGTTTTAAGAGGAGATTATATAAGTGATGGTGAGTATAATGTTTGGCTTCAACCAGTAATAACATTACCTGAAAATATAAAGTTTTTAGAATCTAATCCATTTAGTACATTAACAATTCCATCAACTGCAAGAAAAGTAGTTACAGTTGCATATCATGGATTAGTTAATGAGTCTTTAATTGCAACTTCAGGAAAAGGATTTAATACTAATGGTTTGATTAATCCTGATATTTCCACAGTGGGTATAAATATTTTAACTACAAAAGCATTAGGGGAAACTACTCTTGTATCAGGGAGTTCAGCTGCTACAGCTGTAATTGCCGGAGGATGTGCATTACTTTTGCAATGGGGAATTATTGATGGAAATGATACTACTATGTATTCTACTAAAATTAGAAGTTATTTAATATATGGAGCTTATAGAAAACCAGAACTTACATATCCTAACAGAGAAAGTGGATATGGAAGTTTTAACCTACTAGGAACATTTAACGTTATAAGTAGAAAATACAGAGAGAATATGAAAGCTATAAATAATGATTTTATTGAGTATAAAATTAATAAATTATTTATAAGAATTCCAAGGGAGATGATTTCAAATGTTAAGATATAA
- a CDS encoding S8 family peptidase produces the protein MLRYKSNIPRNIFHNSEYKHYIVQYQGKMNDEALQKEGYYISIINDKYAIISTKKDKKINIDDVLFSEIVYIKGTETYTLEEISPIEASQVRSLQINLPLQLTGKNVFVGIIDTGIDYLSDEFMTLDGETRIECIWDQTIITDKEDEIRVVPYGAFYTKEKINKAIKSYNEGKSPYDIVSSIDEIGHGTSMAGLIGATGKNPELKGVAPDCKFAVVKLIEDYSNKATFDAKIPVYNITSIFSALEFLYEYALKKSEPMVIYLPLGSNSGNHRGNGILAEYIESISNSRGIVVVTGAGNERARGGHASGSILNAGESRSIELNVSPDQKYLWAEIWVAPPNIMTVDIVSPSGENTGVIPAIINLSEDYNFIFEKTSVKITFYIPEVNTGDELIRIDFFNLQPGIWKIKLIANMVLDGAYDIWIPQYGLSIGDTSLSPSDPFGTFTNPGGAISVITVAAYNQNNNNIVNYSGMSFLDDYIDRVDIAAGGVNALTVAPNNKTKIVNGTSVAAAVVAGTCAILFEWGIIEGNDPYMYSQTMKTYLTRGTRKRPGDTYPNPQWGFGILDVLGIFSNMT, from the coding sequence ATGTTAAGATATAAATCAAATATACCTAGAAATATATTTCATAACTCTGAATATAAACATTATATTGTTCAATATCAAGGGAAAATGAATGACGAAGCATTACAAAAAGAGGGCTATTATATATCTATAATTAATGATAAGTATGCTATAATCTCTACTAAAAAAGATAAGAAAATAAATATAGATGATGTTCTATTTTCTGAGATTGTATATATAAAGGGTACAGAGACTTATACACTTGAAGAGATTAGTCCGATAGAAGCTTCACAAGTAAGAAGTTTACAAATAAATTTACCATTACAGTTAACTGGAAAAAATGTTTTTGTAGGAATTATAGATACAGGAATTGATTATTTAAGTGATGAATTTATGACTTTAGATGGCGAAACTAGAATAGAATGCATATGGGATCAAACAATAATAACAGATAAAGAAGACGAAATAAGAGTAGTCCCATATGGAGCATTTTATACAAAAGAAAAAATAAATAAAGCGATAAAATCTTATAATGAAGGAAAATCTCCTTATGATATTGTATCAAGTATAGATGAAATTGGACATGGAACAAGTATGGCTGGATTAATAGGTGCTACTGGTAAAAATCCAGAACTTAAAGGAGTTGCACCAGATTGTAAATTTGCAGTTGTAAAATTAATAGAGGATTATTCCAATAAGGCTACATTTGATGCAAAAATACCAGTATACAATATTACTTCAATATTTTCTGCATTAGAATTTTTATATGAATATGCACTGAAAAAATCTGAGCCTATGGTTATATATCTTCCACTTGGAAGTAATTCTGGAAATCATAGAGGAAATGGAATTTTAGCAGAGTATATAGAGTCAATTTCTAATAGTAGAGGTATAGTTGTAGTAACAGGAGCAGGAAATGAGAGAGCTAGAGGTGGTCATGCATCTGGATCTATATTAAACGCAGGTGAATCAAGAAGTATAGAGTTAAATGTATCTCCAGATCAAAAGTATTTATGGGCAGAAATTTGGGTGGCTCCACCCAATATAATGACAGTTGATATAGTTTCACCATCAGGAGAAAATACAGGAGTAATTCCAGCAATAATAAATCTTAGTGAAGATTATAATTTTATTTTTGAAAAAACATCAGTAAAAATTACGTTCTACATTCCAGAAGTAAATACAGGAGATGAATTAATAAGGATAGATTTTTTTAATTTGCAACCAGGAATATGGAAAATAAAATTAATAGCTAATATGGTATTGGATGGAGCATATGACATATGGATACCACAGTATGGATTATCTATAGGAGATACATCTTTAAGTCCTTCTGATCCTTTTGGTACATTTACAAACCCAGGTGGAGCAATTTCAGTAATTACAGTAGCAGCTTATAATCAAAATAATAATAATATAGTAAATTATTCAGGAATGTCATTTTTAGATGATTATATTGATAGAGTTGATATTGCAGCAGGTGGTGTAAATGCATTAACTGTAGCTCCTAATAACAAAACTAAAATAGTAAATGGTACAAGCGTTGCAGCAGCAGTTGTAGCTGGAACATGTGCAATATTATTTGAATGGGGGATAATAGAAGGAAATGATCCATATATGTATTCTCAAACAATGAAGACTTATTTGACTAGAGGTACTAGAAAAAGACCAGGTGATACATATCCTAATCCACAATGGGGATTTGGAATATTAGATGTACTTGGAATTTTTTCTAATATGACTTGA
- a CDS encoding NAD(P)H-dependent flavin oxidoreductase codes for MKFNSLKIGNLIARLPIIQGGMGIGVSASKLASAVANAGGIGIISSAQLGYKDSNFNKDALGSNLNALKEHIITAKNNAPNGIIGVNIMVASSNYAEYVKTAINAGIDLIISGAGLPTMLPKIAKDSKVKLAPIVSSLKSAKVILKLWDRHDNIAPDLVIIEGPKAGGHLGFKEEELRNENINFDDTVVQIIEETKKYSAKYNKEIPVVVAGGVYDGYDIAKYLKLGADGVQMATRFVATYECDASQEFKDAYINCSKEDIDIVKSPVGMPGRAIKNDFIKKTLLGRERITRCYNCLTPCDPKVTPYCISKALMNAVNGNINDGLIFCGENASRIDKMMSVKELMNELEEDLINA; via the coding sequence ATGAAATTTAATTCACTTAAAATAGGTAATTTAATAGCACGCCTTCCAATAATACAAGGTGGAATGGGAATAGGTGTATCAGCATCAAAGCTTGCATCGGCAGTTGCTAATGCTGGAGGCATAGGAATTATTTCTTCTGCTCAATTAGGATATAAAGATTCTAATTTTAATAAAGATGCTTTAGGTTCAAATTTAAATGCATTAAAAGAACATATAATTACTGCAAAAAACAATGCTCCTAATGGAATAATTGGAGTTAATATAATGGTTGCAAGTAGCAACTATGCTGAATATGTAAAAACAGCTATTAATGCTGGTATTGATTTAATAATATCTGGTGCTGGTTTACCTACTATGCTACCTAAAATAGCAAAAGATTCAAAAGTAAAACTTGCACCTATAGTTTCATCATTAAAATCTGCAAAAGTAATTTTAAAATTATGGGATAGACATGATAACATAGCTCCAGACTTAGTTATTATAGAAGGCCCTAAAGCCGGTGGACATTTAGGATTTAAAGAAGAAGAACTAAGAAATGAAAATATAAATTTTGATGATACTGTTGTTCAAATAATTGAAGAAACAAAAAAATATAGTGCAAAATATAATAAAGAAATCCCTGTAGTAGTAGCAGGTGGTGTTTATGACGGTTATGATATTGCTAAATATCTTAAACTAGGTGCAGATGGTGTTCAAATGGCTACACGATTTGTTGCTACTTATGAATGTGATGCTTCACAAGAATTTAAAGATGCATATATTAATTGTTCAAAAGAAGATATTGATATAGTTAAAAGTCCTGTTGGAATGCCTGGTAGAGCTATAAAAAATGATTTTATAAAAAAGACTTTGCTAGGAAGAGAAAGGATAACTAGATGTTATAATTGTTTAACCCCTTGCGATCCTAAAGTAACTCCTTATTGTATAAGTAAAGCACTTATGAATGCTGTTAATGGAAATATTAATGATGGACTTATATTTTGTGGTGAAAATGCAAGTAGAATTGATAAAATGATGTCTGTTAAAGAACTTATGAATGAATTAGAAGAAGATTTAATTAATGCTTAA
- a CDS encoding alpha/beta-type small acid-soluble spore protein — MSNSVLVPEAKQGLARFKNEVANELGVPFSNYNGDLSSRQCGSVGGEMVKRMVEQYENSIQ; from the coding sequence ATGTCAAACAGCGTATTAGTTCCAGAAGCAAAACAAGGATTAGCTAGATTCAAGAACGAAGTAGCTAATGAACTAGGAGTACCATTTAGTAACTATAATGGTGATTTAAGTTCAAGACAATGTGGTTCCGTAGGTGGCGAAATGGTTAAAAGAATGGTAGAGCAATACGAAAACTCAATTCAATAA
- a CDS encoding RNA polymerase sigma factor translates to MYNSYFNNFFSYEKIFNFINLNIKKDILDEKLNVIKQQIKKICEINISKSKNEEENVENNVVNYNKLKKYSTEYKASKGDKQAFVQLITENKLSLYRVSKGILKNEEQVEDAIQNTILKAYENIEKLKKHEYFKTWIIRILINECKIIIKKEKRVIYLEENNIKSDYEDKYKDMDLERALNVIDKDLRELIVLYYFDDTPQKEIAKILNINEVTVRTRLLRGRKKLYELLKLE, encoded by the coding sequence GTGTATAATAGCTATTTTAATAATTTTTTTAGTTATGAGAAAATATTCAATTTTATAAATTTAAATATAAAAAAAGATATATTAGATGAAAAGTTAAATGTTATTAAGCAACAAATAAAGAAAATATGTGAAATTAATATATCTAAAAGTAAAAATGAAGAAGAGAATGTTGAAAACAATGTAGTTAATTATAATAAATTAAAAAAATATAGTACTGAATATAAAGCTTCCAAGGGAGATAAACAAGCTTTTGTACAATTAATTACAGAAAATAAATTATCATTATATAGAGTATCAAAAGGAATACTAAAAAATGAAGAACAAGTTGAAGATGCTATTCAAAATACAATATTAAAAGCTTATGAAAATATAGAAAAATTAAAAAAACACGAGTATTTTAAGACATGGATTATTAGGATTTTGATAAATGAATGTAAAATAATAATTAAAAAAGAAAAAAGAGTTATTTATTTAGAGGAAAACAATATAAAAAGTGATTATGAAGATAAATATAAGGATATGGATTTGGAAAGAGCTTTAAATGTTATTGATAAGGATTTACGTGAACTAATAGTATTATATTATTTTGATGACACTCCTCAAAAAGAAATTGCTAAAATTTTAAATATTAATGAAGTTACAGTTAGGACAAGACTTTTAAGAGGAAGAAAAAAACTTTACGAATTATTAAAGTTAGAATAA
- a CDS encoding DUF4179 domain-containing protein, which produces MDNEDFDKILKDKMKSKYNKVPGKIDLVINETLNSIKPKKQKKYRKVISIAIICFCVLFTSIGIGITTTANALGLPVKDFIAEIMGLSHQYSDYASDVNITKESNGVNFTITSVLYDGYKLKIAYKVEGTVVDSLEKLAKLSSFLNTKVSVNGKEVNLTSGYSKPINSNTIGGINILDINDSIYDNSFMGLTQLDILDTFSFNISIGDEVDGEKYKWDFNIPISSEKIKSKIEEYSLNTIVGDYKIKKVIVTPITTYISGTFKNSKDKISIMNYIVLDDKGREVKIDNCNEITGFGGAKFRCEILNNDSELKSLTFIPYKNKQHYSPEEMPSNDEEAKEFKKSYAEKLQKKISLTLSEDGFNFIGDSELNITKVVREENKTKIYYETKYPTMVNLRLDILEDDLKMAINDVENIESIEPGIGVVILNGILENKTYNFIYDSPDKSLEVYEDKAITIKLE; this is translated from the coding sequence GTGGACAATGAAGATTTTGATAAGATATTAAAAGATAAAATGAAAAGTAAGTATAATAAAGTTCCAGGTAAAATAGATCTAGTGATTAACGAGACATTAAACTCTATTAAACCTAAAAAACAAAAAAAATATAGGAAAGTTATTAGTATAGCTATTATTTGTTTTTGTGTATTATTTACAAGCATAGGTATTGGAATAACTACAACTGCTAATGCATTAGGTCTTCCAGTTAAAGATTTTATAGCTGAAATAATGGGATTATCACATCAATATTCTGATTATGCATCTGATGTAAATATAACTAAAGAAAGTAATGGAGTGAATTTTACAATAACAAGTGTGCTTTATGATGGATATAAACTTAAAATAGCATATAAAGTAGAAGGTACAGTTGTGGATTCTTTAGAAAAACTTGCTAAATTATCATCTTTTTTAAATACTAAAGTTTCAGTAAATGGAAAAGAAGTAAACCTAACTTCAGGATATTCAAAACCTATAAATAGTAATACTATTGGTGGAATTAATATTTTGGATATAAATGATAGTATATATGATAATTCATTTATGGGATTAACACAATTAGATATTTTAGACACGTTTAGCTTCAATATTAGTATTGGAGATGAAGTTGATGGTGAAAAATATAAATGGGATTTTAACATTCCTATATCTAGTGAAAAAATTAAGAGCAAAATAGAAGAATATTCATTAAATACTATTGTAGGAGATTATAAAATAAAAAAGGTAATAGTAACACCTATAACAACTTATATAAGTGGGACATTTAAAAATTCTAAAGATAAAATATCAATTATGAATTATATAGTCTTAGATGATAAAGGAAGAGAAGTTAAAATTGATAATTGCAATGAAATTACAGGATTTGGTGGAGCAAAATTTAGATGTGAGATTTTAAATAATGATTCAGAATTAAAATCATTAACATTTATTCCTTATAAAAATAAGCAACACTATTCTCCAGAAGAAATGCCATCTAACGATGAGGAAGCAAAAGAATTTAAAAAGTCATATGCAGAAAAATTACAAAAGAAAATAAGTTTAACACTAAGTGAAGATGGATTTAATTTTATTGGTGACTCTGAATTGAATATAACTAAAGTGGTAAGAGAAGAAAATAAAACAAAAATATATTATGAAACTAAGTATCCAACAATGGTAAATTTACGATTAGATATTTTAGAAGATGATTTGAAAATGGCAATTAATGATGTAGAAAATATTGAAAGTATTGAGCCTGGAATTGGAGTTGTAATATTAAATGGAATATTAGAAAATAAAACTTATAATTTTATATATGATAGTCCAGACAAATCATTAGAAGTTTATGAAGATAAAGCAATTACTATAAAGTTAGAATGA
- a CDS encoding metallophosphoesterase family protein: MKKIKILHTSDLHFDTPFSGMKNNQSIKCREELKEVFEKIIKITLENNIDILLIAGDMFDNLSVNKSTLCFLKSCFEKIDKVKIFISPGNHDPYNEKSFYSIIEWPKNVYIFKGNMEKVVLEDLKTIVWGAAFTNNYIYESLVKDVNRIDEYNNIMVIHGEISSKEKNEYNPITEEEIAKSDMDYIALGHRHKYIGVNKVLNTCYAYSGCPQGRGFDELGDKGIIVLEISNRYCDYKFIKTSIRNYYEKEINIEGCFGYNQVKSKIFSCIDKENIKDNSYKVILIGEINEEFNLREEIIEEMIKKDDYDIRVIDKTEVKIDMDELLKGYSIKSLFARKIYEELEKAETEEEKEIIKLALKKGLQSLSGEEVRDYNY, from the coding sequence ATGAAAAAAATAAAAATTTTGCATACATCAGATTTACATTTTGATACTCCGTTTAGTGGAATGAAAAATAATCAATCTATTAAATGTAGAGAAGAACTTAAAGAAGTTTTTGAAAAAATAATAAAAATTACATTAGAAAATAATATAGATATTTTATTAATTGCAGGAGATATGTTTGATAATTTATCAGTAAATAAAAGTACATTATGTTTTTTGAAATCATGTTTTGAAAAAATAGATAAAGTGAAAATATTTATAAGTCCAGGTAATCATGATCCATATAACGAAAAATCGTTTTATAGTATAATCGAGTGGCCTAAAAATGTATATATATTTAAAGGTAATATGGAAAAGGTGGTTTTAGAAGATTTAAAAACCATTGTATGGGGAGCTGCTTTTACTAACAATTATATTTATGAATCGTTAGTAAAAGATGTAAATAGAATTGATGAATACAACAATATAATGGTTATTCATGGAGAGATATCATCAAAAGAAAAGAATGAATATAATCCTATAACTGAAGAAGAAATTGCTAAAAGTGATATGGATTATATAGCATTAGGACATAGACATAAGTATATTGGTGTGAATAAAGTGTTGAATACTTGTTATGCATATAGTGGATGTCCACAAGGAAGAGGATTTGATGAACTAGGTGACAAAGGAATTATAGTATTAGAAATTTCCAACAGATATTGTGATTACAAGTTTATAAAAACATCAATTAGGAATTATTATGAAAAAGAAATAAATATAGAAGGTTGTTTTGGATATAATCAAGTTAAAAGTAAAATTTTTAGTTGTATAGATAAAGAAAATATTAAAGATAATTCTTATAAAGTAATATTAATAGGCGAAATTAATGAGGAATTTAATTTAAGAGAAGAAATCATAGAAGAAATGATAAAAAAAGATGATTATGATATAAGAGTAATAGATAAAACAGAAGTGAAAATAGATATGGATGAATTGTTAAAAGGGTATTCAATAAAGAGCTTATTTGCAAGGAAAATATATGAAGAACTAGAAAAAGCAGAAACAGAAGAAGAAAAAGAAATAATAAAATTGGCTTTAAAGAAAGGACTTCAAAGTTTATCGGGTGAAGAGGTGAGAGACTATAATTATTAA
- a CDS encoding AAA family ATPase has translation MIIKQVNIENFAGIKGRTISFAKKFNLIYGENEKGKSTIENFIKIWLYGFEKNRGKDNDRKKFTPLIGGKISGELIVEHEGLTYVIRRSFGLTKKEDTCEILDEVTGDKIDIPYNNEPGKYFLDINVSTFSKTLFINQLGVMVNKDKEEEIMEKITNTYNSGEENVSFKKAIGVLEKGKKQIKTTRKSGELDLLIQKKNILKEELWNAYTLSQENIENEEKLLNNKNEKEEIIKQLDSLELYKKYIKKSNLQKDYLEIAQYLKKSEELKKKEEAINEYLNKNYTNINSEFLEELNKEYNRYLNLNDIKQEKKRELNILQNKLNEKNNDFKEYKVLDSICEEDIKDKLYVLKIEQENLKEKLYKAESIESAIETFKNDLKIRSNKVSNLEYIAKYRDEIEANINLYKDKLKELKYKLESYSSNNESSSIQNIKKKMIFIYVLFAVFLVVLFISIFKEDFIIDILTVPLLVVLTKFYLKYSLILKEASIKEKNKISIQKLKNEVEKYEEKLNLYMKEINCKDYENLIKQLSQYDSYKIYKENIYISINSKVKELNDFNIEELKNKYNKNKKVLGSLFKLLECNSIEETINKVNIYSKFKKELLPMEYKINSLALELKEIDFQLKDKEEYLRKKTKGMEFENVDILDFHIKIKEYKDKVNKMREVKSNLNSVEETYKVLLKDRDIEQIKKEIKNILPDDLSYSYESEEEIEKEIKKSSSKLLKTEKQIKDLEHLIEKRYLGKRSIAEIEEELYDVQEKILKCEKEFKALEVASLKLQESFKELRSNIGPKLNDEVLKNFNYLTLKNYKDVKISEDYKLKVRDNSLLFDSEILSNGAKDQLYLSLRLSFINMLFKNKKIPIFLDDAFIQYDDNRRERALKLLIKEDFNQVIFFTCQTIEKNILDNISDNYNLIQLS, from the coding sequence ATAATTATTAAGCAGGTTAATATAGAAAATTTTGCAGGGATAAAGGGAAGAACTATAAGCTTTGCTAAGAAATTCAACCTAATATATGGTGAAAATGAAAAAGGTAAAAGTACAATAGAAAATTTTATAAAGATATGGCTTTATGGTTTTGAAAAAAATCGTGGTAAAGATAATGATAGGAAAAAGTTCACTCCTTTAATTGGAGGAAAAATAAGTGGAGAATTAATAGTTGAACATGAAGGATTAACATATGTTATAAGAAGAAGCTTTGGATTAACTAAAAAAGAAGATACGTGTGAAATACTTGATGAAGTAACTGGGGATAAAATAGATATACCATATAATAATGAACCAGGAAAATATTTTTTAGATATAAATGTATCAACATTTTCTAAAACTTTATTTATAAACCAATTAGGAGTTATGGTAAATAAGGATAAAGAAGAAGAGATAATGGAGAAAATAACTAATACTTATAATTCAGGAGAAGAAAATGTTTCTTTTAAAAAAGCAATAGGAGTATTAGAAAAAGGAAAAAAGCAAATTAAAACAACTAGAAAATCAGGAGAATTAGATTTGCTTATACAAAAGAAAAACATACTAAAAGAAGAACTGTGGAATGCATACACTCTTTCACAAGAAAACATAGAAAACGAAGAAAAATTATTAAATAATAAAAATGAAAAAGAAGAAATAATAAAACAATTAGATAGCTTAGAATTATATAAAAAGTATATAAAAAAGAGTAATTTACAAAAGGATTATTTAGAAATTGCTCAATATTTAAAGAAGAGTGAAGAACTTAAGAAAAAAGAAGAAGCAATAAATGAATATCTAAATAAAAATTATACTAATATAAATAGTGAGTTTTTAGAAGAATTGAATAAAGAATACAACAGATATTTAAATCTAAATGATATAAAGCAAGAAAAGAAAAGAGAATTAAATATTTTACAAAATAAATTAAATGAAAAAAACAATGATTTTAAAGAATATAAAGTATTAGATTCTATTTGTGAAGAAGATATAAAAGATAAATTATATGTGTTAAAAATAGAACAAGAAAATTTAAAGGAAAAATTATATAAAGCTGAATCTATAGAAAGTGCCATAGAAACTTTTAAAAATGATCTAAAGATTAGATCTAACAAAGTGAGTAATTTGGAATATATAGCTAAATATAGAGATGAAATAGAGGCAAATATTAATTTATATAAAGATAAATTAAAAGAACTAAAATATAAATTAGAATCATATTCATCAAACAATGAGAGCAGTTCTATACAAAATATTAAGAAAAAGATGATTTTTATTTATGTATTGTTTGCTGTATTTTTAGTGGTTTTATTTATAAGTATTTTTAAGGAAGATTTTATAATAGATATTTTAACAGTACCTTTATTAGTTGTTTTAACTAAATTTTATTTAAAGTATTCATTAATACTGAAAGAAGCCTCTATTAAAGAAAAAAATAAAATTAGTATACAAAAGCTAAAAAATGAAGTAGAGAAATATGAAGAAAAATTAAATTTATATATGAAGGAAATTAATTGTAAGGATTATGAGAATTTAATAAAACAACTATCACAATATGATTCATATAAAATATATAAAGAGAATATTTATATATCTATAAACTCTAAAGTTAAAGAACTTAATGATTTTAATATAGAGGAATTAAAGAATAAATATAATAAAAATAAGAAGGTATTAGGATCATTATTTAAATTATTAGAATGTAATTCTATAGAAGAAACAATAAATAAAGTAAATATATACAGTAAATTTAAAAAAGAGTTATTACCAATGGAATATAAAATTAATTCGTTAGCGTTAGAATTAAAGGAAATAGACTTTCAACTAAAGGATAAGGAAGAATATTTAAGAAAAAAGACAAAGGGAATGGAATTTGAAAATGTTGATATATTAGATTTTCATATAAAAATTAAAGAGTATAAGGATAAAGTTAATAAAATGAGGGAAGTAAAAAGTAATCTTAATAGTGTAGAAGAAACATATAAGGTACTTTTAAAAGATAGGGACATAGAGCAAATAAAAAAAGAAATTAAAAATATACTACCTGATGATTTAAGTTATTCTTATGAATCAGAAGAAGAGATAGAAAAAGAAATAAAAAAAAGTTCTAGTAAATTATTAAAAACAGAAAAGCAAATAAAAGATTTAGAACATCTTATAGAAAAACGATATTTAGGTAAACGATCAATAGCTGAGATAGAAGAAGAGTTATATGACGTTCAAGAGAAAATTTTAAAATGTGAAAAAGAATTTAAGGCTTTAGAAGTAGCTTCTTTAAAGTTACAAGAATCATTTAAAGAATTAAGAAGTAACATAGGTCCTAAGTTGAACGATGAAGTGTTAAAAAATTTTAATTACTTAACACTAAAAAATTATAAAGATGTTAAAATATCTGAGGACTATAAATTAAAAGTAAGAGATAATAGTTTATTGTTTGATTCTGAAATATTAAGTAATGGAGCTAAGGATCAGTTGTATTTATCGCTAAGATTATCATTTATAAATATGCTGTTTAAAAATAAGAAAATACCTATATTTTTAGATGATGCATTTATACAATATGATGATAATAGAAGAGAAAGAGCATTAAAATTATTAATAAAAGAAGATTTTAATCAAGTAATATTTTTTACATGCCAAACAATAGAAAAAAATATTTTAGATAATATTTCAGATAATTATAATTTGATCCAATTAAGTTAA